In the Dehalococcoidia bacterium genome, one interval contains:
- a CDS encoding alpha/beta hydrolase: MSTYVLVHGSFQGGWIWKPTAEVLRQAGHTVYAPTLDGCGERHHLIRPGITIAAQAREVAEMMFYEDLSDVVLVATSTGGLVVCKTAELARDRISRLVFVDALAPQEGERVSEIVQRDPNTPPMPTTELTRGPTRDELETRLFADLEPELRAWAADRATKHPVEASDAPGELDAFWATAGSIPARVIRCRLSANPPEAHQRRTAERLNADWHEMDAGHYPMLSHPDELAGLLG; this comes from the coding sequence ATGTCGACTTACGTCCTCGTTCATGGCTCATTTCAGGGCGGCTGGATATGGAAGCCCACCGCGGAGGTGCTGCGTCAAGCCGGGCACACCGTCTACGCGCCGACGCTCGACGGCTGCGGTGAGCGACACCACCTGATACGTCCCGGCATCACGATCGCCGCGCAGGCGCGCGAGGTCGCTGAGATGATGTTCTACGAAGACCTCAGCGATGTCGTCCTCGTCGCCACCAGCACCGGCGGTCTCGTGGTGTGCAAGACGGCTGAGCTTGCTCGAGACCGCATAAGTCGGCTCGTGTTCGTCGATGCGCTTGCCCCACAGGAGGGGGAGCGGGTGTCGGAGATCGTCCAGCGCGACCCCAACACGCCACCAATGCCGACGACCGAGCTTACGCGCGGTCCGACGCGGGACGAGCTTGAGACGCGGCTGTTCGCCGACCTCGAACCAGAGTTGCGCGCGTGGGCGGCTGATCGTGCCACCAAGCACCCCGTCGAGGCGTCCGATGCTCCGGGAGAGCTGGACGCGTTCTGGGCAACCGCGGGGAGCATTCCGGCGCGAGTGATCCGCTGCCGGCTGAGCGCCAACCCTCCAGAGGCACACCAGCGTCGAACTGCCGAGAGGCTAAACGCCGACTGGCACGAGATGGACGCGGGTCACTACCCCATGCTCAGCCACCCCGACGAGCTCGCGGGGCTGCTGGGGTAG
- a CDS encoding Mrp/NBP35 family ATP-binding protein, whose amino-acid sequence MDPQQQAQARAKVEAMRRQFEQKRAISETLGQIKHKVGVYSGKGGVGKTTVAVNLAVTLANDGASVGILDVDIDCPNVIRAMRVTEAPLAADDRRMIPPERFGVKVMSMGFFQKDEEEAIIWRGPMIHNAINQLLQSTTWGELDYLVVDLPPGTSDAPLTVMQSLEMDGFVVVTTPQELAKIDAIRSVNMIKKLQIDVLGVVENLSGEMFGSGAGEELAEHLDIPFLGSIELRADYRDMSRPTVLNNDAVLNEYRKIAKGVGSALVAVA is encoded by the coding sequence ATGGACCCCCAGCAGCAGGCGCAGGCAAGGGCGAAGGTCGAAGCCATGCGCCGCCAGTTCGAGCAGAAGCGCGCGATCTCCGAGACGCTGGGGCAGATCAAGCACAAGGTGGGCGTCTACAGCGGCAAGGGCGGCGTCGGCAAGACGACGGTCGCCGTGAACCTCGCCGTCACGCTCGCTAACGACGGCGCCAGTGTCGGCATCCTGGACGTCGATATAGACTGCCCTAACGTCATCCGCGCCATGAGGGTCACCGAGGCGCCCCTGGCCGCTGACGACCGCAGGATGATCCCGCCGGAGCGCTTCGGTGTGAAGGTCATGTCGATGGGCTTCTTCCAGAAGGACGAAGAAGAGGCCATCATCTGGCGTGGGCCGATGATCCACAACGCCATCAACCAGCTCCTGCAGTCCACCACCTGGGGAGAGCTGGACTACCTGGTCGTGGACCTTCCGCCCGGCACCTCCGATGCGCCCCTCACAGTCATGCAGTCGCTGGAGATGGACGGCTTCGTCGTCGTAACCACTCCTCAGGAGCTGGCGAAGATCGACGCGATCCGCTCCGTCAACATGATCAAGAAGCTGCAGATCGACGTCCTGGGCGTAGTGGAGAACCTGTCCGGCGAAATGTTCGGATCAGGCGCAGGCGAGGAGCTTGCGGAGCACCTCGACATCCCGTTCCTGGGAAGCATCGAGCTGCGAGCCGACTACCGCGATATGTCGCGACCCACGGTGCTCAACAACGACGCCGTGCTCAACGAGTATCGCAAGATCGCCAAAGGCGTAGGCTCAGCCCTGGTGGCGGTAGCGTAG
- a CDS encoding dehydratase yields the protein MTEQVYFEDVEEGTELPVLRKDPTTQQLVKYAGASGDYYQIHYDLNYAKNNGLPDVILHGALKNAFLGQLVTDWIGEWGTLKKLSVQYRGMDVPGTPVFGKGVVKKKYQEGEENYVECDIWLETHDGQRTTPGSAVATLPSR from the coding sequence ATGACAGAGCAGGTCTACTTCGAAGATGTAGAAGAGGGAACGGAGCTGCCGGTACTGCGCAAGGACCCGACCACGCAGCAGCTGGTCAAGTATGCGGGCGCGTCCGGCGACTACTATCAGATCCACTACGATCTGAACTACGCAAAGAACAACGGGCTTCCCGACGTCATTCTGCACGGTGCACTGAAGAACGCCTTCCTCGGTCAGTTGGTGACCGACTGGATCGGCGAGTGGGGCACCCTCAAGAAGCTCAGCGTCCAGTACAGGGGCATGGATGTCCCAGGCACGCCTGTCTTCGGCAAGGGCGTCGTCAAGAAGAAGTACCAGGAAGGCGAAGAGAACTACGTCGAGTGCGACATCTGGCTTGAGACCCACGATGGTCAGCGCACAACACCCGGTTCCGCAGTCGCTACGCTTCCGAGCAGGTAG
- a CDS encoding AAA family ATPase: MITNITLQNFKCFRRISVDPKLITVFIGPNGTGKSGVLQALLLLKQSRNSVDPLVLDGELVRFAPEAFMWRGPESRVDGVRLFLSGCSVINSVEVQVPLEFKVDLQYSEQANLTADRGSTKWSTPGQDYELTFARDGQIPQVITSEGLLHYMVTPAVNSFRIMSGLRGDDPTLPLWNQVSQVPVKTLSKLGFVPAARGLTQGVYALGTETSDDISGADGLGAQEDNTATTLAYSRREVEKVSLLMKQITGVGFRVDTVPPQSAKPVSESIAGDLSILAEGFGTNALVHLLFELVRTVPGATVLIEEPEIHLHPKAQADLASVLADQATSGDKQMIITTHSEHVVGRLLTLVAEGKLAADELAIYSFEKDEGGACSASEIEVTDRGQVSGGLKSFFETDLDEMKRYVEALRAKV; encoded by the coding sequence GTGATTACGAACATTACACTGCAAAACTTCAAATGCTTTCGCCGCATCAGCGTCGATCCGAAGCTGATCACGGTGTTCATTGGCCCCAACGGCACAGGCAAGTCTGGCGTGTTGCAGGCTCTCCTGTTGCTGAAGCAGTCGAGAAACAGTGTCGATCCTTTGGTCTTGGACGGCGAATTGGTACGGTTTGCGCCAGAAGCTTTCATGTGGCGAGGACCGGAATCAAGGGTAGATGGTGTTCGGCTATTCCTGTCTGGCTGCTCGGTCATAAACTCAGTAGAAGTACAGGTGCCGCTAGAGTTCAAAGTTGACTTACAGTACTCTGAACAAGCAAATCTGACTGCTGACCGCGGATCAACGAAGTGGTCGACCCCTGGCCAAGATTACGAGCTAACTTTTGCACGAGATGGCCAGATTCCCCAGGTTATAACCTCAGAGGGTCTCCTCCACTACATGGTTACACCTGCGGTCAACAGCTTTCGCATCATGTCCGGTTTGCGAGGTGATGATCCAACGTTACCTTTGTGGAACCAAGTGTCCCAAGTTCCTGTGAAGACGCTGTCTAAATTGGGGTTTGTTCCGGCAGCTAGAGGTTTAACTCAAGGTGTTTACGCGTTGGGTACAGAAACTTCCGATGACATTTCAGGTGCTGATGGCCTGGGAGCACAGGAGGACAACACGGCAACGACCCTGGCTTATTCCCGGCGTGAGGTCGAAAAAGTTTCCCTTCTTATGAAACAGATTACTGGTGTCGGCTTCAGAGTAGACACCGTTCCACCCCAATCGGCGAAGCCTGTCTCGGAATCTATTGCCGGTGACCTCAGCATTTTGGCTGAAGGCTTCGGTACTAACGCCTTGGTCCACCTGCTGTTCGAGTTAGTTAGAACCGTCCCGGGGGCGACGGTGCTGATCGAGGAGCCGGAGATTCACCTGCACCCCAAGGCACAGGCTGACTTGGCGTCGGTGCTGGCTGATCAGGCCACATCTGGCGATAAGCAGATGATCATTACCACCCACAGTGAGCATGTTGTAGGACGATTGTTGACCCTGGTTGCAGAGGGGAAGCTAGCCGCTGACGAACTCGCCATCTACTCCTTCGAGAAGGACGAGGGTGGAGCTTGCTCGGCTAGCGAGATCGAGGTGACAGACAGGGGACAGGTCAGTGGGGGGCTAAAGAGCTTCTTTGAGACCGATCTGGACGAAATGAAGCGGTACGTTGAGGCTCTACGCGCCAAGGTATGA